CTCCCGCGGTTGCCGACAGCGCAACTTTCGACGGCTGGACCGACGAGGCGCTGGCCATTGCCGCCGACATGGAAGGCGTGGATCCGGCGACCGCCCGGCTGGCCTACAAAGGCGGGGCCATGGCGATGATCGCCGCCTGGATCGCGCGGATCGACCGCGATATGGCGCGCGAACTGCCGCCCGAGACGCTTGCCACGATGAAAATCCGCGAGCGCATCCGCGCGCTGGTGCAATACCGGCTCGACGCGGTGCGCGGGCAGGAAGAGGCGCTGCGCCGGGCGCTCGCCATAATGGCCATGCCGCAGAACGCGTCCACGGCGCTGTGGCTGGGCTGGAACAGCGCGGACACGATGTGGCGCCTCGCCGGCGATACGGCGACCGATTACAACCACTACACCAAGCGCGCGATCCTCGCCTCGATCTATTCGGCGACGCTGCTCGCGTTCGTGAACGACCAGACCGACGACAAGTCTGAAACCGCCGCCTTCCTCGACCGCCGCATCGACGGCGTGATGAAGTTCGAGAAGGTGAAAGCGCAGTTCCTGCGGCCCGATCGCGAGCGGTTCAGTGTCTCGCGCTTCCTCGGCCGGCTCCGCTACCCCGCCAGCTAATCCGTATTGCGAATTAGTTGCAATTACGCTGGCGATCTGGCAGCGCGCCTGCCATG
This sequence is a window from Alteriqipengyuania flavescens. Protein-coding genes within it:
- a CDS encoding COQ9 family protein, which produces MTLDELALALAPAVADSATFDGWTDEALAIAADMEGVDPATARLAYKGGAMAMIAAWIARIDRDMARELPPETLATMKIRERIRALVQYRLDAVRGQEEALRRALAIMAMPQNASTALWLGWNSADTMWRLAGDTATDYNHYTKRAILASIYSATLLAFVNDQTDDKSETAAFLDRRIDGVMKFEKVKAQFLRPDRERFSVSRFLGRLRYPAS